The following proteins come from a genomic window of Vigna radiata var. radiata cultivar VC1973A unplaced genomic scaffold, Vradiata_ver6 scaffold_337, whole genome shotgun sequence:
- the LOC106778421 gene encoding receptor-like protein 12 — MSASFLKTFYIFLLLSLLTPGINFTFNNSSEIGEPKCTETERKALLTFKQSLVYDFVMLSTWTNHLNNTDCCKWKRIQCNHQTGHVHLLDLHGNYPYTPYLRGAINVTSLINLPYIQHLNLSRNYFAMSYIPEFLSSITNLRYLDLSHSYFAGWIPSTLGNLLQLHYLDLGQKKELENASIELSLIYSKVSYKAMKHGIYSKSKLSYGMYKQG, encoded by the coding sequence ATGAGTGCTTCTTTTctcaaaacattttatatctTTCTCTTGCTTTCATTGCTTACCCCAGGAATTAATTTCACATTCAACAACTCAAGTGAAATTGGTGAACCGAAGTGCACAGAGACAGAGAGGAAAGCACTTCTCACTTTTAAACAAAGCCTCGTATATGATTTTGTCATGCTCTCCACTTGGACCAACCATCTCAATAATACAGATTGCTGCAAATGGAAACGAATTCAATGCAACCACCAAACTGGTCATGTACATCTGCTTGATCTTCATGGAAACTACCCATATACACCATATTTAAGAGGAGCAATCAATGTTACTTCATTGATTAACTTGCCATATATTCAACATCTGAATCTCAGCCGTAATTATTTTGCAATGAGTTACATCCCAGAGTTTCTGAGCTCCATCACCAACTTAAGATATCTCGATCTCTCCCATTCTTATTTTGCGGGGTGGATTCCTTCTACACTTGGAAATCTCTTACAACTACACTATCTAGATCTTGGGCAGAAAAAAGAGCTGGAAAATGCATCAATAGAGTTgtctctcatatattcaaaggTCTCTTACAAAGCGATGAAGCATGGAATTTATAGTAAATCCAAGCTTTCCTATGGCATGTACAAGCAAGGCTGA